In one Mucilaginibacter ginsenosidivorax genomic region, the following are encoded:
- a CDS encoding zeta toxin family protein, with protein MSNNPQLLFVAGPNGAGKSTFSKDLSEIGAIIFDVDKVIAHIEAQKPDIIKKHAYQEATKEFFIQAAKAIEKRQHFTLETNFRDDNLMDIVAEFKRFGYTTNMIYLTLESIRHSIDRVNERVANGGHYVDQNNIEQNFDLGLQYLEKFAEQFDNLEIIDASGTNWQLRSLLSIQNRKLTHVGNNVAERLIQTVNAIIDRFTPPRPKQVLRPYRGPRR; from the coding sequence TAATGGCGCAGGAAAATCGACTTTTTCAAAAGATCTGTCGGAAATTGGCGCTATTATTTTTGATGTGGACAAAGTTATTGCTCATATCGAGGCCCAAAAACCTGATATAATTAAAAAACATGCGTATCAGGAGGCGACAAAAGAATTTTTCATCCAGGCTGCAAAAGCCATAGAAAAACGGCAGCATTTTACTTTAGAGACCAATTTCAGAGATGACAACCTAATGGACATAGTGGCTGAGTTCAAGCGATTCGGATATACAACAAACATGATTTATCTGACCCTGGAAAGTATTCGACATTCCATCGACCGTGTTAATGAAAGAGTAGCAAATGGCGGGCATTACGTGGATCAAAATAACATTGAGCAGAACTTTGACCTTGGCTTACAATACCTTGAAAAATTTGCTGAACAGTTTGACAATTTGGAAATCATAGATGCCTCAGGCACAAACTGGCAACTGCGTTCTTTACTCAGTATTCAGAACCGCAAGTTGACACATGTAGGCAACAACGTGGCTGAAAGATTAATTCAAACCGTAAATGCTATTATTGACAGGTTTACGCCGCCGCGACCCAAGCAAGTATTAAGACCATATAGAGGGCCCAGGCGTTAA
- a CDS encoding tyrosine-type recombinase/integrase: MNNLQQAIDSFLQHCRYEKNLSEKTIYFYNLDLIQFKSFVFNNSYPDVIQEINKHHLKHYLREISGWKIKTVKRKIASLKAMFNYLEFEDIISVNPIRRIRISLKEAICLPKALNKEEVKAILNEAYNSISYVPKSKYAYLEKIRNATVVELLFSTGARVSEIANLKLADLDRKSGSLMLRGKGNKERVIQICNAGALALIEIYICLFEDKIIASGGYLLINRFENKLSDQSIRNMVNAISVKAKISKKVTPHTFRHSFATLLLENDVDIKYIQAMLGHSSIVTTQIYTQVNQEKQKQILTDKHPRMDFSLAVA, encoded by the coding sequence ATGAACAATCTTCAACAAGCCATTGACAGTTTTTTACAACATTGTCGCTACGAAAAGAATCTGAGCGAAAAGACGATCTATTTTTATAATCTAGATTTAATTCAGTTTAAATCTTTTGTTTTTAACAATAGCTATCCGGACGTCATACAAGAAATAAACAAGCACCATCTCAAACATTATCTTCGGGAAATATCCGGATGGAAAATTAAAACTGTAAAACGGAAAATTGCCAGTCTGAAAGCAATGTTTAACTACCTTGAATTTGAGGATATTATCTCTGTCAACCCCATCCGTCGTATAAGAATAAGTTTAAAAGAAGCAATTTGCCTTCCTAAAGCTTTAAACAAGGAAGAAGTAAAGGCTATACTCAATGAAGCTTACAATTCGATCAGCTACGTTCCAAAATCTAAATATGCCTACCTGGAAAAAATCCGAAATGCCACCGTCGTGGAACTGCTTTTTTCTACAGGAGCTCGGGTTTCAGAAATTGCCAACTTAAAATTGGCTGATTTGGATCGGAAATCCGGTTCTTTGATGTTAAGGGGCAAAGGAAATAAAGAAAGAGTTATTCAAATTTGTAACGCCGGTGCATTGGCGTTGATTGAAATTTACATTTGTCTATTTGAAGATAAAATCATTGCATCGGGAGGCTATTTGTTGATCAATAGATTTGAAAACAAACTTTCAGATCAATCAATTCGTAACATGGTAAATGCGATTTCAGTAAAAGCTAAAATCAGCAAAAAAGTAACTCCGCATACATTTAGGCATTCTTTTGCTACCCTTTTACTTGAAAATGACGTTGACATCAAGTATATCCAGGCAATGCTGGGACACAGCTCAATAGTCACAACTCAAATCTATACGCAAGTCAACCAGGAAAAGCAGAAACAAATTTTGACTGACAAACATCCGAGGATGGATTTCTCACTTGCAGTGGCTTGA
- a CDS encoding helix-turn-helix domain-containing protein, giving the protein MNVELITKADLQELESRLLTEIKKLVPMDGQGVSKKWLKSNEVRKLLKISPGTLQNLRINGTLSFTRIGSLIYYKQDDINKLLEGGAK; this is encoded by the coding sequence ATGAATGTGGAACTGATCACGAAAGCAGACCTGCAGGAATTAGAGAGCAGGCTGTTAACAGAAATCAAAAAACTCGTGCCCATGGATGGGCAGGGCGTATCAAAAAAATGGCTCAAAAGCAACGAGGTGAGGAAGCTGCTGAAGATATCGCCGGGGACATTACAGAACCTGCGTATCAACGGGACACTAAGCTTTACGCGTATCGGCAGCCTGATCTACTATAAGCAGGACGATATCAACAAACTGCTGGAAGGAGGTGCCAAATGA
- a CDS encoding ATP-binding protein, translated as MTKYNFSTLNSSDLEDLACELLNAENKRLQNGIFYRTFKAGKDRGIDFRYATEQNENLIIGQVKHYLESGTKLLFSDLKNKELPKVIKLAPSRYLIVTSLSLSVSDVDTIYEIFSPYIKSKQDIYGREALNQLLELHPDVLDNHFKLWFSSTAVLKRIVAFEQLGRSQEFTTAYLTKKIRIYVQTPSFGMARRLLNKYQVLIITGEPGAGKTTLAELLLYEFLKDSYQLTYILDDIKDVEKTIKPDDSRQLYYFDDFLGHNSAEIQKLRAAETALLYIVKRIQRYPNKLLVMTTRKFIFNEALAQSQRMTDQEFGNFEFIVDLKHYSKDQKLQLFRNHVEVSKLQPKMKRIAGTPEIENFIINHKNFSPRSVEYITTASRVSKLDCNHYEKYIRDNFNAPDEIWREAYEQQISEYDRILLNTIFSLGDHATFKKIEKAFEARLRYHRENHQSATPLYAFKISFRRLTKGFIDKDYSKYGKVFKFSNNSLVDFLYKYFLNEPEEVKYIIKSALYLNQLYSRFYPLLGSETRYKTTTELKDRLAFGKFEKTSNKDHQRLFLVIMRYKYDLNKITVGHICAELASIRNFGDACVDDYAFSQLELFLEGVNHPLLIETIQKIGTKIFEPLFYPDIISEYVVELCQLIKIRFAVDPAPLFKMHRTDYEANIVDELMEQMEAEFDNADDDIDLPFIIEKYQKRISELQSFGIQVNRHVPNLNSRFISPQDFRNLLNEQDPDDLSFFKI; from the coding sequence ATGACCAAATATAATTTTTCAACGCTGAACAGTTCGGACCTGGAAGATTTGGCTTGTGAACTACTTAACGCTGAAAACAAAAGACTTCAAAACGGTATTTTTTACCGAACATTCAAGGCTGGCAAAGACCGGGGGATCGATTTCCGATATGCTACTGAACAAAATGAAAACTTAATTATCGGCCAAGTAAAACATTACCTCGAAAGTGGTACTAAATTATTATTTAGTGATCTTAAAAATAAAGAACTTCCTAAAGTCATCAAACTGGCGCCTAGTCGCTATCTAATAGTAACCTCCTTAAGCCTGTCGGTATCGGATGTCGATACTATCTACGAAATTTTCTCTCCTTATATCAAAAGCAAGCAAGATATCTACGGGCGAGAAGCCTTAAACCAGTTGCTTGAATTACACCCAGACGTACTAGATAATCATTTTAAGCTTTGGTTCTCCAGTACAGCTGTATTAAAGCGGATAGTAGCTTTCGAACAATTGGGAAGGTCCCAAGAATTTACGACCGCTTACTTGACTAAAAAAATCCGCATATATGTGCAAACCCCTTCGTTTGGAATGGCCAGGCGGCTATTAAATAAGTACCAAGTACTTATTATAACGGGCGAACCGGGTGCCGGTAAGACTACTCTCGCAGAATTACTGTTGTATGAATTCCTCAAAGACAGTTACCAACTAACTTATATTTTAGATGATATTAAAGACGTTGAAAAAACAATTAAACCTGACGATAGCAGGCAACTTTATTATTTCGACGATTTCTTAGGTCATAATTCGGCGGAAATACAAAAGCTTAGGGCAGCAGAAACAGCTTTGTTATACATTGTGAAAAGAATACAACGCTATCCAAATAAATTGTTGGTCATGACGACTAGAAAGTTCATTTTCAATGAGGCTTTAGCGCAATCGCAGCGAATGACTGATCAAGAATTTGGTAACTTCGAATTTATCGTTGACTTAAAGCATTATTCGAAAGACCAGAAATTGCAACTATTCAGGAATCACGTTGAGGTTTCGAAATTGCAACCCAAGATGAAGAGGATTGCTGGCACACCTGAGATAGAAAACTTTATCATTAACCACAAAAATTTCTCGCCACGATCCGTAGAGTATATTACTACAGCTAGCAGGGTAAGTAAGCTGGATTGTAACCATTACGAAAAATACATACGCGACAATTTTAACGCGCCGGACGAAATATGGCGAGAGGCTTATGAACAACAGATCTCAGAATACGACCGCATCTTACTCAATACAATATTTAGCTTAGGTGACCACGCCACATTTAAGAAGATAGAAAAAGCCTTCGAAGCGCGATTGCGTTATCATAGGGAGAATCATCAGTCCGCTACACCACTGTATGCTTTTAAAATTAGCTTCCGTAGGCTGACGAAAGGATTTATAGACAAAGATTATAGCAAATATGGAAAAGTGTTTAAATTCAGTAACAATTCCTTAGTAGATTTTCTATATAAATATTTTTTAAACGAACCTGAAGAAGTGAAATACATTATTAAATCAGCGTTGTACCTTAACCAGTTATACAGCAGATTTTATCCTTTATTAGGCTCGGAAACTCGCTATAAAACTACTACAGAACTTAAGGATCGATTGGCCTTCGGTAAATTCGAAAAGACGTCTAATAAGGACCATCAGAGGTTGTTTTTGGTAATCATGCGTTACAAATATGACTTAAACAAGATCACGGTAGGGCATATCTGTGCGGAATTAGCTTCAATTAGAAATTTTGGAGATGCGTGCGTTGATGACTATGCATTTTCACAACTGGAACTTTTCTTAGAAGGTGTAAATCACCCCTTGCTCATTGAAACAATCCAAAAAATCGGGACAAAGATTTTTGAGCCACTGTTCTACCCAGATATTATATCAGAATACGTGGTCGAACTTTGTCAGTTAATCAAAATTAGATTTGCTGTTGATCCCGCTCCATTGTTCAAAATGCATCGGACGGACTACGAAGCAAATATCGTCGATGAGTTGATGGAGCAGATGGAAGCAGAATTCGATAATGCAGATGATGATATTGATTTGCCTTTCATAATTGAGAAATACCAAAAACGTATTTCCGAATTGCAAAGCTTTGGCATCCAAGTGAACCGTCATGTTCCAAATTTGAACAGTCGTTTCATTTCGCCTCAAGATTTTAGAAATTTGTTAAACGAGCAGGACCCTGACGACTTAAGCTTCTTCAAAATTTAA